The following nucleotide sequence is from Tiliqua scincoides isolate rTilSci1 chromosome 15, rTilSci1.hap2, whole genome shotgun sequence.
ACACAGTTCACAGAACAAAATACACGGACATGGGAAGAGGGCTCTCTTTTAGCCCTGCCACTGACACAGAGGTAGGGTCTTCACAAGGCTTCCCAGAAATGGAGACAGCACCCCAAATGCCAGCACCCCCTTACTCAGCCAAGGGCCAACCTCCAACATCCCCAGTCCTTCTTTTTCCACTCTCTGGCTTCAGCAAAGAGGGGAatagaactgaaaaaaaaaatggggagacactctagcccactactctcctctcttcctctctccgagacactctagcctaccccTCTCCGCTTCctttctgttcctctcttcctttctgaacCCAGGAAGAAGGAGCAAGAAGGCACTGGGCTGCGGTGGGTCTACCACCTCAGGCACCCTTCTCAGTCAGCCTTGTGGATGGGCCGGTTCTGCTTCCAGGGTTGGGCCAGCCAGGTCAGCCTTCCGATAGGCACTGACCCTTAGCcaatgcccaacctggccaagCTCTGAGACCCGCCCTTATCCAACAGGTTGCATTGACACACTTAAATTGCCttagttcccccctcccacttcctggtttgttctttgtgtgcagaggaagcaacccCAGGCAAGAACACAACAGTTTAACACAACTGCAGAACAAAACAAAGGTATGTAGTATAACAAAGGCATATTAAAAGAATATAGCAGCAGAATACCAGTTCTCCAcagcagacttaaaaaaaaaacaccatgaaaAACCTACTTAgaaaggatctctctctctctctctctctctctctctctctctctctcaggggaGGTTTTCAAAGCTATGGGGCCACCATGGAGAAGGCACTGTGGGATTCAGTAGTAGgaggtgtctttttaaaaaatccctgtaTGTAAAACATTAAAACTAGTGCAAAAGGGACACCGGTCCGACCCCTCCCTGTAGAGCTAGTTTTCTTAATGCGGGGAGACATCAAAAAATGCGATTCTCCCTTCTTGCAGTGCAACGTGGTAGAGTCTATCCTATGGCCTCACTCAGGGCTATAGCACCTCATTGGGCCATATGTGTAGGCCCGGTGGAGGCAACCACTCATTCCAAACCAAGCTGAAGATGCAGAGAAGCTGCATCCAGGCAACGATGTGGAACGGGAGGGGCGGAAGTCTGGACTGTAGCACTTCCGGTCGCAGATGGGGCTGTGCCGCCTTTGAATTCCCCTGtgcttttaacacacacacacacgcacgcacgcaccccTTGCATGGTGTAACCCCTCACATCAGGGAAGAAAGCGAGCATAGCTTCCGCCCTGATTTGCTAGCTTGCTACATGCAGGGAGCTTCTGAAGGCAGATGAACGTTCAAAAACGACAACAGTTTGCCGCGATAACAACAAGCTTGTCCCCGATTCATCACCGTCTCCTGTGTGGGCGAGTGTCTCTAGTCACTACACCGGCAATGAGCTGTCAATTTGTGCTCAGAGAATAAGCTTTTCCTGCGGTGCGAGGAAGCGACAAGAAGGTAGGTAGTTTCCAAGCAGCTGTTCTTCAGCAATGAGCGAGTGTTAAGAGTGTGGCCCAAAACGTCCGCCGCTCGCGGGACTCTCGAGTGCACCGCCGTAAACGCAGCCCCCTTGCAGCAAAGCATGCTGGGTAAATCGGCGTCTTTGCTTCGGGGATCCGGTTGCTGGGAAAAAGAGAAGCCCCTAGATGGGGGGGCTGCAACTGCTGGCTTTCCATTCATGAGATCTCAAGCTGAAAGCATCTCTAGGTACAGCTGGAAGTCCGAGGCTTCGGGTGAGGGGGAATTGGCCAGTGCCCAGTGCGTGAAACGGCAGTATCCTAACACGGTGTTATCAGGCATTCAAAATATCCCTGGGCATTATCTGGTGGAAAGATTTAGAGCTAGGAAAGGCCCCAATCAGAGAGCACCATTCTGGGTGATGCAGGTCTGACACTGTTCCTGTTACATCATGAGAGTCCAGATATCCTTCTTGGCCTGTGGAAACCCACCTCTGGTTTCTGGGCACTCAGCCGATCCGGTTGCACTCAGCGTGTGCAGATCTGGTGTCCGCACCACACAAAACCCTCCCCTGCATCGCGACAACGGGGTGGATACGCTTCTCAGGTCACCTTCAAAATCTGTTTGGCCTTCACACTCCACACAAAATCCTTGGATAGGGGACGGTTCTGTAGTGCCTTTTGCCCTGTGATTGCCCCACTTCACGACACCGATGGGGGTCGCATTGGCCAGTGTCCAATCAGCCGGTGGACGTCAACAGCAGTATCCGCTATCTTTGCTCCCAAGGCCATCGAGTTTGCCCCGGCAGCCGAAGTGTAGCTGCTGGAACTGTCCTTAAAACCACTAAATGCACGAGAAAGAGTCCAGAAGAGGACCCTTAACTCTCAGTAGTGTGGATTGCCTTGAGGTTGACATGAACGTCGGGCCCAGTGCGAGGGGAACTTTACCCACGGCTGTCCCAAGAAATGCCTGAATCGTGGTACGGTTTGAGGCTCCCAAGGGTGGCCCAGGGATGCCATAATATCCACTGGGGCTACTGGGGCAACAGGAAGTAGTCGGCATTGGAAATATCGTAGAGGTTGTGATCCAGAACGCCGGGGGAGTCCACGGAACTCTCACTTATGGGTGAGGCCGGAGGGGAGAGGAGCGGGGATGCACTCAGAGGGGGGCTGGGAGCCACCGGAGTCAAGGTCAACGATGGTCCCTTTCCCTGTTTCCCCTCTCCAGAAGACCGCCATCTTTTCCTGTACCTGGAAAACACGCCAACAGCAATTCTCAAATTCAAGGTGGCAACAGACTGGCCAGTACCTGGGGTGTGGCTAACCCCTCTAGCTCAGAAGGCTGCCTGCTTGTGAAAGTTAGGAAGGGTTATTCTCCTCTGTCCCCAGCCCcagctttcctccaaggagcaagACCTCCGGGgctccccccactctcccctgtgaggtaggccaagCTGAGAGACAATGGTTGGCCCAGCGACTTAATGGGGACTCTCTGGAGTCCTCATCAGACACTGTCCCCTCTACACAACACTGTCCCTCTACACTGTCCCCTCTACACACCTCTCTAAAGGTGCCCTCCCTTTTCAAACACTTGCATTCATTCTTAGTGGGGAGGGGCTGTGGTGGCCTAGTGGGTAGAGAGCCTGCTTTCCATGCTGTTGGTTCCCTTCCTGGCAGTGTCTCCAGGTCGGGCTGGACAAGACTTCTTGCTAGAGAGCCTGTTGCTGGCCCATGCAGGAACTTCTGAGCTCCTGTGTTGAGGTGCTATGTTCAGGAGGAGCTCCGTAGTTCCTGCATGGGCTGGCAGCAGGctgtaacctgtgacggacttttcccCCACCCAATCTCTTTTCAAAGGCATCTCGGCTtgacgccatcaccgcatcctgtggcaaggagttccacagattaatcgcaagccgggtaaagaaatatcttgcTCTAAAGCAGGTGTTCTTCCTCACCGGAGAATGATGCCGACAGCCAGGGCGAACCCCACAATCACACTGAGCGCCATGATGAGGAACGTATGCAGAGGGATGATGGCCACATCTTCCACTAGAAGCAAGGAAAaaacaggggagggaagggatgaGCTcagaaacataacagcataacataagaacatcagaggagccccactggatcaggccaaaggcccactaaGTCcggcttcttgcatctcacagtggtccaccagatgtcttggggagaccacaagagacctgcatcctggtgccctcccttgcatctggttgcAGATGCCAGACCAGAAAGCCTCAAAGCAGGCATCTCATAATGTCTGGGTCAattggcatttatttatttggttggttggcaaccttcagtctgcaAAGAcgagggtataagcctacagcacccggtattcccaggtggtctcccatccaagtactgaccaggcctgaccctgcttagcttccgagatcatggtataagcctacagcacccggtattcccaggcggtctcccatccaagcactaaccaggcctgaccctgcttagcttctgagatcatggtagaagcctacagcacccggtattcccaggcagtctcccatccaagtactaaccaggcctgaccctgcttatcttccgagatcatggtataagcctacagcacccagtattcccaggcggtctcccatccaggtactaaccaggcctaaccctgcttagcttccgagatgagatgagattgagcatgtgcagggtaacagttgtcatttatttatttgtttattagcCACGTTTCaataggacaggggtctccaaaccttttggccagggGGCCGCATCGAATATCTGGAGTGGTGTTGAGGTccggaaaaaaaacatttaaatatacaatttaaataaataaattagagatggaacttaagatgagtgaacaaatgaactcatgggctcattcattcaacctctctggccctcagaacaccctccggacacaatcagttctggtcgtgttcggttgagtgggccagaggctttcaggggacaagaggttggctgcaggccggaaagaggcttgctgtgggccgcatctggcccccgggccggggtttggagacccctgcaataggggtagttcacaaagcggtttaccgtttaaaacaaatcaataaacgGTCGTTGTATGAATGGCTGAGATGAGACTGAGGAAGTGCCTTGACCACACAAGGTCAACTGCTGCAACACCTTGCTGGCTTACCCACGCCAGGCCCAACAGCTTACGACCCATGCcagaccccctccccagctttccCTGTCACCCGGTGTTTGCCTCCTGCCGCCTCCCCAGCGTTTCAGAGGTTCTCGGCACGTGTCTGAAGATGGCCAGGGTCGCTCGGGACAAGAAAGAAAATCACATTTACCTGCTGGCCTTTCTTGGTCACCAGGGGAGAGAGGAGTGTTGGTTGGATCAGTGCTGTCGAAGTAAAAATCATAGGGAAACTGtgggagaaagagggagaaggaCCCGTTTGGAACCTCTTCTCAATTGGGTCACCCTTTCCTGGGCCACTTTGACCTGCAAAATTCATAACCTCTCACACAGGAGcaacagaagagccctgctggatcaggccaaaggcccatctagtccagcttcctgtatctcacagcggcccaccaaatgccccagggagcacaccagataacaagagacctgcaaggcttcctgggaattgtagttaagaacataagaacagccccactggatcaggccagaggcccatctagtccagcttcctgtatctcacagcggcccaccaaatgccccagggagcacaccagataacaagagacctgcaaggcttcctgggaattgtagttaagaacataagaacagccccactggatcaggccataggcccatctagtccagcttcctgtatctcacagcggcccaccaaatgccccagggagcacaccagataacaagagacctgcaaggcttcctgggaattgtagttaagaacataagaacagccccactgggtcaggccagaggcccatctagtccagcttcctgtatctcacagtggcccactaaatgcctcgGGGAGCATTCAAGACCCTTAGAtgcccatatcctgttgccaccgCCATTCAGCTGGCattcagcctacttctaaaacccggaggtggcacatacccatTGTGGCTCGTGACCCGTGATGGGCCTCAgacccctttgaaaggcatcgaGGCGAagtgccatcgccacatcctgcggcggggagttccacagagtaacgTCAGGTCAGATGaaataatatttctttttgtctgttctgactctcccaacgtTCAGCTGGAGTGGAGattcccctggctctggtgttgcgCAAGAGGACGAGGAACTTCCCTCGATCCATTCCGTGCTGAATTTTATACGTCTCAATCAGTTCCCCCTTTCTTTATCATCATCTCAAAGCGCGTACAGATCAAGGCTTCCCACGCGCCAGAAGCAGCACACCCCTCCCCTTACCCCAGCAGCACGCCAGCTGCCATCTTTCGCACTCAATCCCCTCCTGCCTTCAGGCTCCAAAAGCaacggagtgggggggggagctaaagaggaagtgtggaggacaggagacactctagcccaccactgtcctctcttctgcccttccttcctgctctcctcttcctttctgaatgcaGGAACCCACAGTAGGAGGCAGAAGccactctgcctcctccccagtctGCCTCAGGGAAGGGCCGGCCCCGATCAAACATTTCCCTACAGGGATTCAAATGCAAATCTAGAAAGCCTGTTTTTGGCCTTCGAAATGCAGCCATGCAAAAGTCAAAGGCACAACCAGAATTAGTGCAGCAGAACTAGCCAATGGCAGGCATCTCGGACTGTCCCTACATGTGGAAGGGACCGTCCCctgttttctggccctcaccccTATTATATGCATGTTCCGTTTTTGGACTGCCAGCGATGCCCTGTTCAAGCTGACATGCCCCCCTTCCCAGAGATGGTGTGCCAACCTCTCTGCTTCTCCCTCCTGCCAATGTCTTCGCTCCCacttcccctccacacttcctctctgaccccctcttctttttccaatccatggTTAAAGAGGAGCAGTGGGGGCACTAAGGCAGAcaagagatggttggcaaccttcagtctatatggtataagcctacagcacacggtattcccaggcggtctcccatccaagtactaaccaggcctgaccctgcttagcttccgagatcatggtataagcctacagcacccggtattcccaggcggtctcccatccaagtactaaccaggcctgaccctgcttagcttccgagatcatggtataagcctacagcacccggtattcccaggcggtctcccatccaagtactaaccaggcctgaccctgcttagcttccgagaacatggtataagcctacagcacctggtattcccaggcggtctcccatccaagtactaaccaggcccgaccctgcttagcttccgagatcagagagCGCTCTCTGCCCTGCATGCATCTGGacagccctgcacatgcctgatctcgtccgatctcagaagctaagcaaggtcaggcctggttagtacttggatgggagaccgcctgggaacaccgggtgttgtaggcttataccatagtctttcgagactgaaggttgccaaccagacaagAGATGGGCGCCCCACCATCCATCTGTtacctgaggcgactgcttcagttggcctcatggatgctcATGTACGGCTGATGTTATCATCCCAAAGCTTCAGCTCCCTCCCCGGAGTCTCTAGAAGCAGAAGCTCAGGTGGGAAGACTAAATGTGTCTCGTCTATAGCGCATGTGCAGGGACAAGCATGCGCGTGGACACGGAGGCACCATAAGGACGTGAGCCTGGCCAGTTTGAGGGCCAGTGGGCCCATTCCTGgcaccagaggtgtcaaacgaCGCCCATTGCCTTATCTGGAGATGGACCAACCCTCTCCACACAAGGTGCTGGCACCAGGATTGGTTCCATGTGTGGAAAGAAACCAGGCTGGGCTGAGGGAGGATGTTCTAGAGCTAGAGGGGCTCTATAAGGGCATGTCTGAAAAGATCCTGCTTTTTTGTGCAAGCTGTCTACCTTGGAGACGTACGAAGTGGTTTCCAATTCCGGGTTGAAGGGTTCTGAAATGGAAAGAAGAAGAGAGGTTGACTGGAAAGGAGGAGTGGAAAGGGGTCAATGAGGGGCGCCCAGACTCTACATTTACCCAGAGCAACATGCAGGGCTTTTACAGGGCCAAAGGAAAGGACGTGCCCCTTTGCTTAAGAGGATTTGCATTTCCACTAGGAATAAGGATTGCCAGGCCAGAGGAACTCCACGACTCAAGATCTTTAAGGGTGGTGGGGATGTTGATGTCATAAGGCGAGGCAAGGTGATGTCACAGGACTGCCAAGGTGGGGTTGCCAGTTTGCCCAAAATGTTGCTAATTTTTTGCTCCGCCCCTTTATCTCCAGGCTCCACCCATTTATCTCTAGGCTTCACCCCTTTCTATccacttttttttctcccctatgTTGCTAGGCCCTGCCCTAGTGCCACATTTCCCCTCCTGTTTCTTGGGTAGTCTTATGACCTCGCATATGACATCATAAGTTGGTAGTCTTACGCCATCGCTGGCCAACCTCAAGGATCTGGGGTGCACAGCTGGCCCAGCCAGTCTCCGAGGGCACCACCCACCTGTCCAGGGGGTCCTGCTACTCTCGCGACTCCACTCGCTCCAACTTCCGTGGTCGAATTCCTCACGCCCTCGCACCTGAACGACGTGGCGGACGCTTTTGAGAGCATCGTTGATCGTGTAGGAAGTGGCCCCTCGCGAAAGCTCCACCTGCAACCCAGAGGTGGTCCtcaaaaaggaagaaggcaaCCCTCGCCCCAACCCCCCTTCCCCGCCTGCAACCAGGGGTGCCAACCAGAGAGAATAGACACACAACAGTCCATTCCTGCACCCTTAGATGGGCAAAAACAGCTGGTGAGGAAGCTTTTTGAGGCATGGAACTGTGATTTTCTGCTAACTGTGGGCACATCCGCCACCAATCTATTGCCTGAGGGTCATagctcagttggcctcagggatgAACCGGCCCTGGCGGCATTGTTTAAAAGTGGCGGCTCTGTGATTTTTCGGGGGGAGAGGAGCTGaccctgttcaccccagcatgacGTCCCACCTtccctgtggctgtttgctgctatGCATCAGATATTAGCAAATCCCTTTGGGCTTCTCCACAAGGAATAAATTGCTTTGAGATCTATATATCAAAGCAATTTATTCACTgtggattatatatatatatatatatatatatatatatatatatatatatatatatatataaaataaaataaaaggacagACAGGGACAgacaagatagatagatagatagatagatagatagatagatagatagatagatagatatgggagggacagacagacagacagacagacaagatagatagatagatagatagatagatagatagatagatagatagatagatagatagatagatagatagaaaagGGTATAGaaatatacctaggaataggtctatatatttataaatataatataaattatcCACAGTGAGAGAGTTATATATAGAGATATATAGttatgcacatatacatatatctaTGATAATATcatatatgatatatatgatTATGATGACAGACAGAAGGACAgacatgaaggaaggaaggaaggaaggaaggaaggaaggaaggaaggaaggaatgggacaAAGacagacggacggacggacggacggatggacggaaggaatagatagatagatagatagatagatagatagatagatagatagatagatagatagatagatagataagggTATAGaaatatacctaggaataggtctaacttctaAGGCAGCACAATGTGTGTCGGCCGGTGTAATTCAAAACTGAAATTCAAGGTGGGGAACCAAACCTGAGAGTATTTTGAAGCGATTTCTGCCCGGTACCGAAGCTGGAACTTCAGATCGTAGAACCTGGAGCCCCAAGAAGGTGGGTACTGCCAGGTGACAAGCAGTCTCTGGGGGGCCTTCTCCACACTGTTCATTGTGACATTGATCGGTGGGTCTGGCTTCACTGCACGGGGAGAGAAAATCAAGCGGAAATATGGTCAGGTGAGAGAAAGGAGTCTGTCTGCAATGGTGGCGGCGGAAGCAAGAGTTCAATCCAGAGATGGGAGACATAATTAGTcccatggaactcactgccacaagattaTGAAGGTGGTACGCACATAGACTGTTGGGCCAGAGGAACTGTTTCCTACTCGTGGCCTGGCCTTCCGTGTGGGCGCACATGAAGACCTGCAAGATGTTGTCACTGTGCAGGCGGGCGATGTGACACGTAAACTTCTGAGATTTCATGTAATAGCGGCACTGGAATTTAGTGTAGTTCCCGCCCATGAACCTAGCCGGGGCAAGAGACACAAGCAGGCACAAAAGTCAGCTGGGAAATAGCCGGAGGGAGCCCTAGGAAATATAGCCTTCCCATGCTCCCTTGCAGCTGAAAAGAAGGGAGCCTCTccttacccacccagcaaatcaCCCTCATCCTGAGTCGCTCTGCCTTATTGTACACCCGCTCCAGGTCGGCCAGCCACACATCGAGGACATGCTCACCCTTCGGTTACCCACAGGTGGGCCTTGACGTGAGACGACACCGGACGCGATGGTTTCCACTCGCATATAATGCCCTTGGAAAAGCTCCTCCGGAAGCAAGTGGAATCtggcacctccagaggctctgAAACAGGGTGGGAAAACATCAGTGCCAACGTCATGCACTTTTGACATGCCCAGAGGCACCAGCCCTACATTTGAGAGCTAGGGCAGTGGGAAGGCTGTTAGATGCAATAacaagagtggaggaaggagatgAAAAGAGACCAGGTTGCCAAAAATATTCCAGACCCCtgttccaagccccccccccggaacGACACTCACCTTCCACCACTAGCCGCAGAGACTGGATGAAACGCTGACCAGCATAGCAACTGTAGTGGCCGGAATCATTGTGAACTACCGCCGGCAGGAAAAGGATGGGTCCCGGCACCGCCTGCCTGGCAGGATTCGAACTGAGATTCCGTCCCTTGAATTTCCAGTGCACGACGGTGGAATTCGGTAGTGTCTTTTCCAAGCAGCGAAGGGTTACATTCGCTCCTGGGTGGCTGAAAATGACATTGGGCGGCAGGACTGCCAAAAAGAAATCAAGCAGATGTCAGTGTGGCTGAACTTTCCCTCCATCActcagtccaatccccttttcaaggggGATTGAAGCCTCCGGGTGCTatcatcatatcctgtggcaaggagttccacagatcaatacACAGATTTGAGCACTGGGATGGACACGCCATGAGAAGTCACAGCTAGGGATGGGGACCCAAGCAGTTCCTTGGGTCACTCTCTTGCCCCAATGGTCCATTCCAGCCTCTTTCCCTGGAGCCCCTACCCCCCGCCAGAACCCACCAACCCACATTGGCTTTGTGTCACTCAAAGAGAAGGAAcgttcattcattttaatgtataACAGTCTGGGTCACCCCACGAATTCAGAGcccacaaaaaaaccagtggccaactggaTGACCCTCACACGACTGTATGAGTTCTAggattagctctgatgcatggacaTGAGAGCCAACTCCTGCTAAcgcctgattggttccctgctgtgtcataacagcaCCTCATTGGCTGTCGGAACCATCAGTCTCATGGGTGGGCTTTAAGTTAGaggaatccactttttgttatataaggcagctgtgttttccttatctggttatttggttataactttggatagaagaGAGACAGTttgacgtggtttgtttcatcgcatcctgcattaaattccacattgaatggtatgtAACGTGgcggtattattcataaataccaagatttgtCACCGTTttgggcagtagtggtgtcacgcaCACCCCTGAGTGCATCAGTCGGTGTGGAACACACCCCCTGGTAAGGCCACTGCTTTTCTGAAGAAATTGGGACTGGCCAGTTCTGCCCTGGAGATCTTTTTCCCCAAAGTGATGTAATGGAGGCACCACCAGAGTCCCTGTTAAAATCTTCAGCGCCGTTTCCTGGAGATGGTGCCAAGTCCTGGAGACTCCAGTCCAGTCCCAGAGTTTTGGTAACCCTAGTTAGAGCGCACATCTCCCGGGGACCATGATTGACCGGCAACCGATTAGACCACGGTCCGCTGGGGAGAGGCCTTGGGGCGTCAGCGCACCAGCTGTCCCCCACCCGTGTCCTTCCTCGTTGCCAGGGAACCTCTCCCACAAGACGAACTTTTGTCAATATTTGTTATGAAGCAGAAAAATGGTGCGTGGGCCTCATGCAGGGGTACCAACCGGCCAGAATGTCACCCACTGGGCCGGTGCCTTAACAGCTAGGCTTGGTCTCTTTTGTGTGTGGCTACAGGAGAATAAGCATTCCTGATTCCGGT
It contains:
- the IL6R gene encoding interleukin-6 receptor subunit alpha, producing MWLVGASLMLSVLVANSFQADSKQLCQQPVLPPNVIFSHPGANVTLRCLEKTLPNSTVVHWKFKGRNLSSNPARQAVPGPILFLPAVVHNDSGHYSCYAGQRFIQSLRLVVEEPLEVPDSTCFRRSFSKGIICEWKPSRPVSSHVKAHLWVTEGFMGGNYTKFQCRYYMKSQKFTCHIARLHSDNILQVFMCAHTEGQATSRKQFLWPNSLLKPDPPINVTMNSVEKAPQRLLVTWQYPPSWGSRFYDLKFQLRYRAEIASKYSQVELSRGATSYTINDALKSVRHVVQVRGREEFDHGSWSEWSRESSRTPWTEPFNPELETTSYVSKFPYDFYFDSTDPTNTPLSPGDQERPAVEDVAIIPLHTFLIMALSVIVGFALAVGIILRYRKRWRSSGEGKQGKGPSLTLTPVAPSPPLSASPLLSPPASPISESSVDSPGVLDHNLYDISNADYFLLPQ